The Oscillatoria salina IIICB1 sequence ATGGGAACATTTACCACAATATTGCACTTGCTGTGGTAGTGAAAGATGGCTTTAGTGATTTTTATTGCTTTCACTACCTTTCGATAATTAAATCAAAGTTTACTTTAGGTTAAAATAAGATTAAGATAAAAATCACAATCAACTTATTAGGTAGAACAAACCGTCATACTTAAGTAACCTGGAGTTGCTGATTGGGGTTTTCACCCAATCGCTCCCCAGTAGGGGATGGGAGATAAGGAGGGAACAAGAAGGAGAGGATAAACTGGTAATTGCTAAGCGATCGCTGGTCATTAGTCACCGATCGTTGCTAACCAATCGCCGATCGCTGGTCACTGCTGATTATCACTGTTAAATGTTAAGTAATAACTAATAACTATAAAATTCTTACTCAGAGGAGATATTAATGACAGAACAAGATAAAGATAAAGATCGAGAAAAAGATAATTTCCTCTACCCGCGAAGTACCTATCGGGGACAGGTTAAGCCGGAAAATGTGGTTTTTAACGCGAATTTGCAAGAATTTGCTCAACGAGTTAACTACATCTGCAATCTAGAAACTGGTGGTAAAGTACCTCCAGACCAAGCTTACAAGCAAATTAGAGAACTTTGGCAACAACTAACCCAATCGAAAAAACAACTGAGAATTGGCGAAAATCCTTTTCAAAGTGAGGAGGAATCGTGAATAATCAAAATGAAGAGCATAAGTTAGTTTATTTGTCAACAAAATAGAGGCACGGCGAAACGTGCCTCTATTCGATATTTAATGGGGAAAGGGAGGAGAACCAGAGTTACTTGGTTGTCATCGTGTAAATTCCATCCCAAGTAGGAGGAGGTGGGTTGTCGAGATAATTTTGAGTACGTTCTAATTGTAGTAAAACGGCGCGATCGCTAGGACGAATTTCTGAAGCATTAAGAAATAAATTTTTAGCTTTGTGAAAATCTCGGCTCATATAAGCATCTCTAGCAAGATGATACAATTCGAGAAATTTTTCTGTTGTCCCGTCTACCCAATCGTGTTGTTTCCCAATTAGTTCGTAAATTTTGACAGCTTGATTTTTGCCTTTGACACGAATTTTGTCTAACTCGCGGACGAGAATGCGATCGCCACACAGTTGTTTGGTAGAATCGCTAATAATAATGTCGCAACCGTACTCTTTGGTTAAACTTTCTAAACGAGAACTCAAGTTGACACCATCGCCGATGACAGTGTAATCCATCCGTTTCTCCGAACCAATATTTCCCGATACTACCTCTCCAGAACTAATTCCAATCCCAAAACGAATTTGAGGTTGGGCGGCAAAAATACGTCTTTTATTAAATTCTGTTAAACGGTGACGCATATCTAACGCCGATTGTACGCTCATCCAAGCATGATTTTCTTTTAAAGGTAAAGGTGCGCCAAAAACTGCCATTAAAGCATCACCAATAAATTTATCTAGCGTACCCTCATAGTTAAATACTGCCTCAACCATTGTTTCAAAATACTGATTTAGCAGTGAAACTACCTCTGTAGCTTCTAAATTTTCGGTCAAGGTGGTGTAACCGCGAATATCGGAGAATAAAATCGTAACTTCTTTCCGTTCTCCAATCATTAAAGCATCATCTCCTAACGCCATCACCTGTTCGGCTACTCCAGGAGTCATGTAACGATAAAGAGTTGACTTCATCCGCTTTTCGCGACTGATATCTTCTAAAACTACTAAACCTCCTCTAACTTTACCTTCTGGATTAGTAAGCGGATTGACAGTAAGATTAATACTGCGTTCGATAGTTTCTACTTGTCCTTTCCCTAAATAAGGAACTGATTTAGAATCCCAATCACTTTCATTCCAAGGAAGATAAACATCAGGATTATGAGGTTGAGGAATAGCTAAAATAAAGACTCCATTTAATGAATTTAGCGAACGTAGATTACTTTGTTCGCCAGTTTCCGGTTTAGAACGAAAATATACTCCGATTCGTAAAGTTTGTTCGGGAACGTAATGTTTTGCGCCTGTTTTCAGACTATCAGTAAGGCGAAATTGTAGATTTTCAATAGGAACTACTTCCCAGACATAGCGACCGATTAACTTACACTCCCACAATTCGCGATTATTTTCTTGGTTCAGGTGTTCTTCCGGACAGCCGAGTAACGCGATCGCGGCATCGTTAATCGTCACAATTTTACCTTGTAAATCGGTAGAAATCACTGCATCAGAAAGACTTTGGAGAATGTCTTTTTGATATTGTTTTTCTGTCAAGACATTTTCAAACAATTTTGCATTTTCCAGCGCCATTCCTGCCTGAATATTAAACGCTTGCATAAATTCTTCATCGGAAGAAGTAAAACTACCTTGATTTTTGTTAATTAACTGCGTTACTCCAATCAACTCGCCTGCGGAATTAAACACTGGCATACAAAGAATATTGCGAGTACAATAACCAGTGCGTTTATCAGTTGTCGGATCGAAACGCGGGTCTTTATAAGCATCGGGAATGTTTAAAGTTTGACCTGTAGAAGCTACATATCCGGCAATTCCCCGATTAGCGGGAATGCGAATTTCCATAATTTTCTTGCCGTCTGCACTAGCAATTTTACTCCACAATTCCCCCGTTTCTTTACTTAATAAAAATAAGGTGCTGCGGTCGGCTTGCATTAAATTTCGCGCCTGTTCCATAACGGATTTCAGGGTTGCTTCTAAGTCTAAACTTTTACCAAGATAAGAAGTAGCTTTTAATAATGCCGATGCACCGCGTTGATTTCGCGCTGCCATATAAAAAGATTGACAGGTTTCGAGGATAATACCAATAGAAGAAGCAAAATCTCGAAAGCGCTGTTCGTCTTCTTCGTCAAAATAATTATCTCCTGCTTTGTTGAGTAATTGGACAACGGCAACTACCTGATTGACGCTGCTAACAATTGGCATACAAAGCAACGATT is a genomic window containing:
- a CDS encoding adenylate/guanylate cyclase domain-containing protein, which translates into the protein MTLSNTGSILATLTQLTQLNRTNVLTNRVKDLSIGEFICLLDFITAEFQQFLRAIEMINNEALETMLEQIMDAFTLKIGQILKADRTTIFLVDAEKGQLWSRVSQTDKSKSRDLRIPLNVGIAGYVAATGISLNITDAYNHHLFNKEIDEIPGYRTKSLLCMPIVSSVNQVVAVVQLLNKAGDNYFDEEDEQRFRDFASSIGIILETCQSFYMAARNQRGASALLKATSYLGKSLDLEATLKSVMEQARNLMQADRSTLFLLSKETGELWSKIASADGKKIMEIRIPANRGIAGYVASTGQTLNIPDAYKDPRFDPTTDKRTGYCTRNILCMPVFNSAGELIGVTQLINKNQGSFTSSDEEFMQAFNIQAGMALENAKLFENVLTEKQYQKDILQSLSDAVISTDLQGKIVTINDAAIALLGCPEEHLNQENNRELWECKLIGRYVWEVVPIENLQFRLTDSLKTGAKHYVPEQTLRIGVYFRSKPETGEQSNLRSLNSLNGVFILAIPQPHNPDVYLPWNESDWDSKSVPYLGKGQVETIERSINLTVNPLTNPEGKVRGGLVVLEDISREKRMKSTLYRYMTPGVAEQVMALGDDALMIGERKEVTILFSDIRGYTTLTENLEATEVVSLLNQYFETMVEAVFNYEGTLDKFIGDALMAVFGAPLPLKENHAWMSVQSALDMRHRLTEFNKRRIFAAQPQIRFGIGISSGEVVSGNIGSEKRMDYTVIGDGVNLSSRLESLTKEYGCDIIISDSTKQLCGDRILVRELDKIRVKGKNQAVKIYELIGKQHDWVDGTTEKFLELYHLARDAYMSRDFHKAKNLFLNASEIRPSDRAVLLQLERTQNYLDNPPPPTWDGIYTMTTK
- a CDS encoding DUF7219 family protein, which gives rise to MTEQDKDKDREKDNFLYPRSTYRGQVKPENVVFNANLQEFAQRVNYICNLETGGKVPPDQAYKQIRELWQQLTQSKKQLRIGENPFQSEEES